The following proteins are encoded in a genomic region of Rattus rattus isolate New Zealand chromosome 2, Rrattus_CSIRO_v1, whole genome shotgun sequence:
- the LOC116892771 gene encoding 60S ribosomal protein L13-like isoform X1, with protein sequence MAPRQNGMILKPHFHKDWQQRVDTWFKQPACKIHRCKARQVKTLHIAPRPMSGPIRPILRCPTVRYHTKVQAGRGFSLEELRVAGIHKKTARTIGISVDPSRRNKSTDSLQANVQRLKEYRSKLILFPRKPSAPKKGDSSAEELKLATQLTGPVMPIRNVYKKEKARTITEEEKNFTAFASLRMAQTNAQLFVI encoded by the coding sequence ATGGCGCCCAGGCAAAATGGCATGATCCTGAAGCCCCACTTCCACAAGGACTGGCAGCAGCGAGTGGACACATGGTTCAAACAGCCGGCATGCAAGATCCACAGATGCAAGGCCCGGCAGGTGAAAACGCTCCACATCGCCCCTCGCCCCATGTCCGGTCCCATCAGGCCCATCCTGAGGTGCCCTACAGTTAGATACCACACCAAGGTCCAGGCTGGCAGGGGCTTCAGCCTGGAGGAACTCAGGGTGGCTGGTATACACAAGAAAACGGCACGTACCATCGGCATCTCTGTGGACCCAAGTAGGCGAAACAAATCCACTGACTCACTGCAGGCCAACGTGCAGCGCCTGAAGGAGTACCGCTCCAAGCTCATACTTTTCCCCAGGAAGCCTTCTGCTCCGAAGAAGGGCGACAGTTCTGCTGAAGAACTTAAATTGGCCACGCAGCTAACAGGACCTGTGATGCCCATCCGGAATgtgtacaaaaaggaaaaggccagAACTATCACGGAAGAGGAAAAGAACTTTACGGCTTTCGCCAGCCTTCGCATGGCCCAAACCAATGCCCAGCTCTTTGTCATCTGA
- the LOC116892771 gene encoding 60S ribosomal protein L13-like isoform X2: MAPRQNGMILKPHFHKDWQQRVDTWFKQPACKIHRCKARQVKTLHIAPRPMSGPIRPILRCPTVRYHTKVQAGRGFSLEELRVAGIHKKTGDSSAEELKLATQLTGPVMPIRNVYKKEKARTITEEEKNFTAFASLRMAQTNAQLFVI; encoded by the exons ATGGCGCCCAGGCAAAATGGCATGATCCTGAAGCCCCACTTCCACAAGGACTGGCAGCAGCGAGTGGACACATGGTTCAAACAGCCGGCATGCAAGATCCACAGATGCAAGGCCCGGCAGGTGAAAACGCTCCACATCGCCCCTCGCCCCATGTCCGGTCCCATCAGGCCCATCCTGAGGTGCCCTACAGTTAGATACCACACCAAGGTCCAGGCTGGCAGGGGCTTCAGCCTGGAGGAACTCAGGGTGGCTGGTATACACAAGAAAACG GGCGACAGTTCTGCTGAAGAACTTAAATTGGCCACGCAGCTAACAGGACCTGTGATGCCCATCCGGAATgtgtacaaaaaggaaaaggccagAACTATCACGGAAGAGGAAAAGAACTTTACGGCTTTCGCCAGCCTTCGCATGGCCCAAACCAATGCCCAGCTCTTTGTCATCTGA